One region of Acanthopagrus latus isolate v.2019 chromosome 24, fAcaLat1.1, whole genome shotgun sequence genomic DNA includes:
- the cyyr1 gene encoding cysteine and tyrosine-rich protein 1, which translates to METQRRGRWRTQAARSSLLLCLLTGGSDAQCDGCIEYCCDGTPPFCCSYYAYVGDVLSGTAISGIVFGVVFLMGAVAALFLCVCMCMKNGRGARVGVFSTSYINTVSQGYPGPPPPYTYDYEMYPPAMHPPPYTPTQPRPANCSPPPPYPGCARK; encoded by the exons ATGGAGACCCAgcggagggggaggtggaggacgCAGGCGGCGAGgagctcactgctgctgtgtttactgaccG gtggCAGCGACGCCCAGTGTGACGGCTGCATAGAGTACTGCTGCGATGGAACGCCACCCTTCTGCTGCTCCTACTACGCCTACGTCGGGGACGTCCTCTC aggcaCCGCCATCTCCGGCATCGTTTTCGGCGTGGTGTTCCTGATGGGGGCGGTGGCGGCCCTGTTcctgtgcgtgtgcatgtgcatgaagAACGGGCGGGGAGCACGCGTCGGCGTCTTCAGCACCTCCTACATCAACACTGTGAGCCAGGGCTACCCAG GTCCTCCACCTCCGTACACCTATGACTACGAGATGTACCCCCCGGCGATGCACCCACCACCTTACACCCCGACTCAGCCCCGGCCGGCCAActgctccccccctcctccttacCCGGGCTGCGCTCGCAAGTGA